One segment of Arcanobacterium phocae DNA contains the following:
- a CDS encoding glucose-1-phosphate adenylyltransferase yields MHGRKRSKPRVLAIVLAGGEGKRLMPLTQDRAKPAVPFGGIYRLIDFSLSNLVNSGYLKVVVLTQYKSHSLDRHISQTWRMSTLLDNYIAPVPAQQRVGKSWFSGSADAVFQSLNILDDERPDYVVITGADNIYRMDFSQMVEQHIDSGHGLTIAGLRQPLHMCSSFGVIDTDPSDCTKVREFLEKPEHVDGLPDSPGEFLASMGNYVFSADALVNALHADADNTDSNHDMGGDIVPMFVSKGDCGVYDFTYNDIPGSTERDRNYWRDVGTIDMFHEANQDLIAINPIFNLYNTDWPLYTGYTGLPPAKFVYGHHERLGHALDSIISPGVIISGGEVIASVLSPHVRVNSWSSVRNSVIFDGVNVGRNATVVNAIVDKYVQIDEGAQIGIDHEHDRARGCWISEGGIVVVPKGVHITRD; encoded by the coding sequence ATGCATGGAAGAAAAAGATCAAAACCTCGTGTACTAGCCATTGTCCTTGCAGGCGGTGAGGGTAAACGCCTGATGCCGCTTACTCAGGACCGGGCCAAACCAGCAGTTCCTTTCGGTGGTATTTATCGCCTTATCGATTTTTCATTATCAAATCTAGTGAACTCAGGGTACCTCAAAGTCGTGGTACTCACCCAGTACAAGTCACATTCTTTGGATCGCCATATTTCTCAAACTTGGCGCATGTCCACCCTTTTGGACAATTACATCGCACCAGTTCCTGCACAGCAACGTGTGGGCAAGAGCTGGTTCTCCGGATCTGCAGACGCGGTCTTCCAATCCCTCAATATTTTGGATGATGAACGCCCGGATTACGTTGTTATTACAGGTGCGGATAACATCTACCGGATGGACTTCTCCCAAATGGTTGAGCAGCACATTGACTCTGGGCACGGATTAACCATTGCTGGATTGCGTCAGCCGCTCCATATGTGTTCGTCATTCGGAGTTATCGACACCGACCCCTCAGATTGTACTAAGGTCCGCGAATTTCTCGAAAAGCCTGAGCATGTGGATGGGCTTCCTGATTCGCCTGGCGAATTTCTGGCCTCCATGGGCAATTATGTTTTCAGTGCAGATGCGCTCGTTAATGCCCTCCATGCAGACGCGGATAACACTGATTCGAATCATGACATGGGTGGTGATATCGTCCCAATGTTTGTTTCGAAAGGAGACTGTGGAGTCTACGACTTTACATACAACGATATCCCAGGCTCCACAGAGCGCGACCGCAACTACTGGCGAGACGTCGGTACAATCGACATGTTCCACGAAGCCAATCAGGACCTTATCGCTATTAACCCAATTTTCAACCTGTATAACACAGACTGGCCACTCTACACCGGCTATACTGGTCTTCCACCGGCCAAATTCGTGTATGGACACCATGAGCGATTAGGGCATGCTCTCGATTCGATCATCTCCCCCGGTGTGATTATTTCCGGTGGTGAGGTTATTGCTTCGGTTCTTTCGCCACATGTGCGGGTTAATTCATGGTCCTCAGTACGTAACTCAGTCATATTTGATGGAGTTAATGTGGGTCGTAACGCCACGGTTGTTAACGCAATCGTGGACAAGTACGTCCAGATTGACGAAGGAGCACAGATTGGTATTGACCATGAGCACGATCGCGCACGTGGATGCTGGATATCCGAAGGTGGCATCGTCGTCGTACCAAAGGGTGTTCATATAACTCGCGATTAA
- the glgA gene encoding glycogen synthase, whose product MRVDLLTREYPPHIYGGAGVHVAELSKVLSAHADVHVHAFDGPRPATGDNSIHIEGYDYLDELAQTNSAIKTFGVDLAMAQKTAGADIVHSHTWYANMAGHWASLLHEVPHVISAHSLEPLRPWKREQLGGGYNLSSWAEKTAYEAADGIIAVSHAMREDIIRCYPGLDPQKVHVIHNGIDLEAWKALQTDEHKAEARAFVRSYGLNPDAPTIAFVGRITRQKGVPGLLRALAYVPADVQVILCAGAPDTPEILAETRGLVQHLQERRDGVVWIDEHLSRDKIQLLLACSTTFVTPSIYEPLGIVNLEAMAMGLPVVGTNTGGIPDCIDDGVTGVLVPIEQVNDGTGTPVDPETFERDLGHALAEIVSDPQRAAQMGQAGRRRVEEHFSWENIAVKTMDFYGKILAR is encoded by the coding sequence ATGCGTGTTGATCTACTGACTCGTGAGTATCCGCCACATATCTATGGTGGTGCTGGTGTCCATGTAGCTGAGCTATCGAAAGTCCTGTCGGCTCACGCCGATGTGCACGTGCACGCTTTTGACGGACCGCGTCCTGCTACTGGTGATAATTCAATTCATATAGAAGGCTATGATTATCTTGACGAGTTGGCGCAGACAAACAGTGCGATTAAGACGTTTGGCGTAGATCTTGCGATGGCGCAGAAGACCGCGGGTGCAGATATTGTCCATTCGCATACTTGGTATGCAAATATGGCTGGGCACTGGGCGTCTCTTTTACATGAGGTGCCGCACGTTATCTCTGCTCATTCCTTGGAACCGCTACGTCCTTGGAAGCGTGAGCAACTTGGGGGCGGCTATAACCTCTCATCGTGGGCAGAAAAAACTGCATATGAAGCAGCCGACGGTATCATTGCTGTCTCACACGCCATGCGTGAAGACATCATTCGATGCTACCCGGGATTAGACCCGCAGAAGGTTCATGTTATTCACAACGGAATTGATCTTGAGGCATGGAAAGCTCTGCAAACTGATGAACATAAGGCTGAAGCTCGAGCGTTCGTACGCTCCTATGGGCTGAATCCTGATGCGCCAACAATTGCTTTTGTCGGTAGGATTACTCGGCAGAAGGGGGTTCCGGGGTTATTACGTGCGTTGGCTTACGTACCTGCTGATGTTCAAGTTATCCTGTGCGCTGGAGCTCCTGATACGCCTGAAATCTTGGCTGAAACGCGTGGGCTAGTTCAGCATTTGCAAGAACGGCGCGATGGCGTTGTATGGATCGATGAGCATTTGTCACGGGATAAGATTCAGCTACTTTTGGCCTGCTCGACGACGTTTGTCACCCCATCAATCTATGAGCCGCTTGGTATCGTGAATTTAGAAGCAATGGCTATGGGATTACCAGTCGTTGGTACTAATACGGGAGGCATCCCAGATTGTATTGACGACGGCGTTACCGGAGTCCTTGTTCCCATCGAGCAGGTGAATGATGGTACCGGGACACCAGTAGATCCGGAAACCTTCGAGCGCGATTTAGGACATGCTCTAGCAGAAATTGTTTCCGATCCGCAACGTGCTGCGCAGATGGGACAAGCTGGTCGGCGTCGGGTAGAAGAGCACTTCTCCTGGGAAAATATTGCGGTTAAAACTATGGATTTTTACGGCAAGATTTTAGCTCGCTGA
- a CDS encoding NfeD family protein codes for MAWGIWAIISAVLLILEMLTVDFTFTMVAGGALAAAAVSAIGGNLVFQVITFVIVSAVLLFLVRPWARRHVNNSSAVESNVYAMSGQEAVSLTRIDRASGQIKINGEVWSAKTGSDPIEAGVNVVVTSVEGAQAIVVPA; via the coding sequence ATGGCTTGGGGAATTTGGGCAATAATTTCTGCGGTGTTGCTGATCTTAGAAATGCTCACAGTTGACTTTACGTTCACAATGGTGGCTGGCGGCGCATTAGCGGCAGCAGCAGTGTCTGCAATCGGTGGGAACCTGGTTTTTCAGGTCATCACATTTGTTATAGTTTCGGCTGTATTGTTGTTCCTTGTCCGTCCGTGGGCACGCCGTCATGTCAATAATTCTTCTGCCGTTGAATCAAACGTATATGCCATGTCTGGTCAAGAAGCGGTCAGTTTGACGCGGATAGACCGCGCATCTGGGCAAATTAAGATCAATGGCGAAGTATGGAGCGCTAAAACAGGTAGCGATCCAATCGAAGCTGGCGTAAACGTTGTTGTTACATCAGTGGAAGGCGCCCAAGCTATCGTGGTTCCTGCCTAA
- a CDS encoding ABC-F family ATP-binding cassette domain-containing protein — translation MIHTQDLSMNIGTRTLMSGATLHVDKGSAIGLVGRNGAGKTTLLRLLAGEGTTSEVVEHTGLISRKGSIGYLAQDPRIGDPNQKARDRILSARGIEQMLRSLERAEQDMSTLTGTKQQKAMEKYVRLDMQFTAAGGYAAKAEAAQISASLGLPERVLDQELHTLSGGQRRRVELARVLFSGADTLLLDEPTNHLDHDSILWLRDWLKTYSGGYIVISHSVELLRETVNQIWYLDANRSVIDIYSMGWDAYLKQRESDEARRRRERANAEKKAAALTAQANKMRAKATKAVAAQNMLKRAEKLVSNLEETRAADKVAHLRFPEPAPSGKTPLMAKGLSKSYGSLEIFAGLDLAIDRGSRVVVLGYNGAGKTTLLRILAGVEHSDTGEVVAGHGLKLGYYAQEHETIDSKKTVVENLRYVAPELDDTGVRSVLGSFLFSGDDADKPAGVLSGGEKTRLALAMLVVSAANVLLLDEPTNNLDPASREEILNALRKYEGAVILVTHDEGAVEALDPERVLILPDGDEDLWSDDYLELIAIA, via the coding sequence GTGATTCATACCCAAGATCTTTCCATGAATATCGGCACGCGTACGCTCATGTCTGGAGCCACATTACACGTGGATAAAGGCTCAGCTATCGGACTAGTTGGTCGTAACGGTGCTGGTAAAACAACCCTACTCAGACTTCTCGCCGGTGAAGGAACAACATCTGAAGTAGTAGAGCATACCGGTTTGATTAGCCGAAAAGGCTCCATTGGTTACTTGGCACAGGATCCGCGCATTGGCGATCCGAACCAGAAGGCACGCGATCGTATCTTGTCAGCTCGCGGAATCGAGCAGATGCTACGTTCTTTAGAACGTGCCGAACAAGATATGTCCACGCTTACCGGTACGAAGCAGCAAAAAGCTATGGAAAAGTATGTGCGTTTGGATATGCAGTTTACTGCTGCCGGAGGATACGCAGCAAAAGCTGAAGCCGCGCAGATCTCAGCCTCCCTCGGTCTACCAGAACGTGTGCTCGACCAAGAGCTCCATACTCTTTCAGGCGGTCAGCGTCGGCGTGTAGAGCTAGCACGCGTCCTTTTTTCTGGCGCAGACACACTTCTTCTTGATGAGCCAACAAACCACCTTGACCATGACTCGATTCTTTGGTTGAGGGATTGGCTAAAGACATACTCGGGCGGATATATCGTAATTTCTCACTCAGTTGAATTGCTGCGTGAGACTGTTAACCAGATCTGGTATTTGGACGCGAATCGTTCCGTTATTGATATTTATTCGATGGGCTGGGATGCCTACCTCAAACAGCGTGAGAGCGATGAAGCGCGTCGTCGTCGAGAACGTGCAAACGCAGAAAAGAAGGCCGCTGCGCTTACTGCGCAAGCTAACAAAATGCGTGCTAAAGCAACTAAAGCAGTTGCTGCCCAAAACATGCTCAAGCGTGCAGAAAAACTTGTTAGTAATCTCGAGGAAACACGTGCTGCGGACAAGGTAGCTCATTTGCGCTTCCCAGAGCCAGCGCCGTCGGGGAAAACGCCACTGATGGCTAAGGGACTTTCCAAGTCCTATGGTTCACTTGAAATTTTCGCAGGACTTGACCTGGCAATCGATCGAGGGTCAAGAGTGGTAGTGCTTGGCTATAACGGCGCTGGCAAAACGACGCTGTTACGAATACTCGCTGGAGTAGAACACTCTGATACTGGTGAAGTAGTTGCTGGTCATGGGCTGAAACTTGGCTATTATGCACAGGAGCACGAGACTATTGACTCCAAAAAGACTGTTGTCGAAAACTTGCGTTATGTTGCGCCAGAACTTGACGATACTGGCGTGCGATCCGTACTCGGCTCGTTTCTCTTTTCTGGCGATGATGCAGACAAACCTGCTGGTGTGCTTTCGGGCGGCGAAAAAACACGGTTAGCCTTGGCGATGCTTGTGGTGTCAGCTGCGAACGTTCTGTTGCTCGACGAGCCGACTAATAATCTTGATCCGGCTTCGCGTGAAGAAATATTGAACGCGCTACGGAAATATGAAGGCGCAGTTATTCTCGTGACTCACGACGAGGGTGCCGTTGAAGCTCTTGATCCGGAGCGTGTCCTTATTTTGCCAGATGGGGACGAAGATCTGTGGTCTGATGATTACCTTGAACTGATAGCAATCGCTTGA
- a CDS encoding helix-turn-helix transcriptional regulator, with amino-acid sequence MAEYSYAERVLGSVLGKTLARRRKELGKTQEQVANEAQINREHYQQMEYGRSDRKRNSPLNPRLSTLLKLSAVLDTEVEVLLRDAIAAYRYTQAHEEQV; translated from the coding sequence ATGGCTGAATATTCATATGCAGAACGAGTTCTAGGCAGCGTTCTTGGTAAAACGCTCGCTCGCCGTCGTAAAGAACTTGGAAAAACACAGGAACAGGTAGCGAACGAGGCACAAATCAACCGGGAACACTACCAACAAATGGAGTACGGGCGCTCAGACCGCAAACGTAATTCGCCGCTCAATCCGCGGCTGAGCACGCTGCTCAAGCTCTCTGCCGTGCTTGACACGGAAGTCGAGGTTCTCCTGCGAGATGCAATTGCAGCTTATCGCTACACTCAAGCACATGAGGAGCAAGTCTAA
- a CDS encoding SPFH domain-containing protein, with amino-acid sequence MGNETDIASMVLLVVLAILALFIVVAIWRAVLQVHQGFTVIVERLGKYHKTLKPGLHFLVPFIDSVRQRIDMREQVVPFPPQPVITSDNIVVNIDTVIYYQVTQPESATYEIANPMAAIEQLAVTTLRNIIGSMDMEQALTGRDQINGQLRGVLDEATGRWGIRVSRVELKAIDPPTTVQSAMEQQMRAERDRRAAILTAEGIKQSAILTAEGEKQSQILRAEGEAQAAILQAQGESRAILQVFDAIHRGNADPKLLSYEYLKMLPQIAESSSSKLWIVPTELTAALNAVTAGFTGKATEENTEVDFSGLDDGELATSLANTILQSTDEALADAQGEAHKATEVAEESSQNS; translated from the coding sequence ATGGGAAACGAAACAGATATCGCCTCTATGGTGTTGCTAGTTGTTCTTGCAATTTTAGCCTTATTTATCGTAGTGGCTATTTGGCGTGCGGTACTTCAGGTGCATCAGGGATTCACCGTTATCGTGGAAAGACTGGGAAAGTATCATAAAACACTTAAACCGGGTCTGCACTTTTTGGTACCTTTCATTGATTCAGTTCGTCAGCGCATCGATATGCGTGAACAGGTGGTTCCATTCCCACCACAACCCGTGATCACCTCGGATAACATTGTGGTCAATATTGATACGGTCATTTACTATCAAGTAACTCAACCAGAATCTGCTACTTACGAAATCGCTAACCCTATGGCGGCGATCGAGCAGCTTGCAGTAACGACTTTACGCAATATCATCGGCTCAATGGATATGGAGCAGGCATTGACTGGCCGTGACCAAATAAATGGCCAGCTACGTGGTGTCCTCGATGAAGCAACTGGCCGATGGGGCATTCGAGTATCTCGCGTGGAACTGAAAGCTATTGATCCGCCGACGACTGTTCAGTCTGCGATGGAACAACAGATGCGAGCAGAACGTGATCGTCGTGCTGCAATTTTGACCGCCGAAGGTATTAAGCAATCAGCGATTCTTACTGCAGAAGGCGAAAAACAGTCCCAGATTCTACGCGCCGAAGGTGAAGCTCAGGCCGCAATTCTGCAGGCTCAAGGCGAATCTCGCGCGATTTTACAGGTCTTTGACGCTATTCATCGTGGTAATGCAGATCCGAAGTTGCTATCGTACGAATACTTGAAGATGTTGCCGCAGATTGCGGAATCGTCGTCGTCGAAGCTCTGGATTGTTCCAACTGAACTTACCGCTGCGTTGAACGCAGTGACCGCTGGATTCACTGGAAAAGCCACTGAAGAAAACACCGAAGTGGATTTCAGCGGACTTGATGACGGTGAATTGGCTACTTCGTTAGCAAATACTATTTTACAAAGCACAGACGAAGCGTTAGCTGATGCGCAAGGCGAAGCACATAAGGCAACTGAAGTAGCAGAGGAATCTAGCCAAAATAGCTAG
- a CDS encoding DNA polymerase Y subunit UmuC family protein: MAHSRGYDATQPIAVVHGKNVTDVNDAAHRQGLKTGISAAYASRYANVKILNKDRALTKEKFDDVMDVLCAHVLHSAILEPGLAVFIVPRISDRSILAETLIGEIAAETGVEAHIGFAPGVYASVQAAYKDLDVDTVCDILDERSVDTLLCSYFSTEKHHRIENFIALAHLLGLERISDIRRLDRRSFFERFGKTAQEVLDLIDGKDVFPPAYTGTQTEVVIHECEEPVTRIDHVAFLAQSMAQKLVDQLIQRNVIAEELEVTIMMSNGNLQKRHWQIHAVEAKGISQRVRWQISSWIRQWESEKQKPMEEPFGITSIILRALHLLPSGVAQKPLWGDENAQYRDAQRAIERVRSLIGESSVLTAFPRGGRYPREAYLIGQWGTKLEGDSHNEWIGQLPKPWPTTLLEKPERIAAKDRLGHELLVDNDGIFACAEKCQSIESFTLLYKEDQFAITKIAGPWIQWEGWWSQEENYYRAWMQCVSRDFAFLIFREKGNWWLDGIYQ; the protein is encoded by the coding sequence ATGGCACATAGTAGAGGCTATGATGCGACACAACCAATCGCAGTGGTTCACGGTAAAAACGTTACTGATGTAAATGACGCGGCACATAGACAAGGTCTTAAAACTGGCATATCTGCTGCGTATGCCTCCCGTTATGCAAATGTAAAAATACTCAACAAGGATCGGGCGCTGACTAAGGAAAAATTTGATGATGTCATGGATGTTCTTTGCGCGCATGTTCTTCATAGCGCGATCCTTGAACCTGGATTGGCTGTATTTATTGTGCCGCGGATAAGCGATAGATCTATTTTGGCAGAGACTCTTATCGGTGAGATAGCAGCAGAAACTGGGGTAGAGGCCCATATCGGTTTTGCGCCTGGGGTTTATGCATCAGTTCAAGCTGCGTACAAAGATTTGGATGTTGATACGGTATGCGACATTCTCGATGAGCGCTCAGTAGATACACTTTTATGCTCATATTTTTCGACTGAAAAGCATCATCGTATTGAAAATTTTATTGCTCTGGCGCATCTGTTAGGGCTTGAACGAATATCTGATATTCGGCGTTTAGACCGGCGCTCTTTTTTCGAAAGATTTGGCAAAACAGCGCAAGAAGTTCTTGATCTTATCGATGGTAAAGATGTTTTTCCTCCTGCTTACACTGGTACTCAGACTGAAGTGGTAATCCACGAGTGTGAGGAACCTGTTACTCGGATAGACCATGTTGCGTTTCTTGCGCAATCGATGGCACAAAAGTTGGTTGATCAGCTTATTCAGCGGAATGTCATAGCAGAAGAACTAGAAGTAACGATCATGATGTCTAACGGAAATCTGCAAAAGCGACATTGGCAAATACACGCAGTAGAGGCCAAGGGCATATCTCAACGAGTTCGGTGGCAAATTTCTTCTTGGATACGGCAATGGGAATCTGAGAAACAAAAACCAATGGAAGAACCTTTTGGGATTACCTCTATTATTCTACGTGCTCTTCATCTGTTGCCATCGGGTGTTGCGCAAAAACCTCTATGGGGAGACGAAAACGCCCAATACCGTGATGCGCAGCGTGCAATAGAACGGGTGCGGAGCCTAATCGGAGAGTCCTCAGTTCTGACGGCTTTTCCTCGAGGCGGACGCTATCCTCGGGAGGCTTATCTGATAGGACAATGGGGAACAAAACTAGAAGGTGACTCCCACAACGAGTGGATCGGTCAGCTGCCTAAACCATGGCCTACAACTTTGCTAGAAAAACCCGAAAGAATAGCAGCTAAAGATCGGTTAGGGCATGAGCTTTTGGTGGATAACGATGGTATCTTTGCCTGCGCTGAAAAATGCCAGTCGATAGAATCCTTTACTTTGCTCTATAAGGAGGACCAATTTGCGATCACAAAAATTGCTGGACCATGGATCCAATGGGAAGGATGGTGGTCTCAGGAAGAAAACTACTATCGTGCTTGGATGCAATGCGTGTCTCGCGATTTCGCTTTTTTAATATTTAGGGAAAAAGGGAACTGGTGGTTGGATGGGATATATCAATGA
- a CDS encoding tRNA (cytidine(34)-2'-O)-methyltransferase gives MLNFVFHEPKIPGNTGNAIRLAACTGARLHLIEPLAFNFDDAHLRRAGLDYHDLADVVIHSNWEAAKEYFGNDRRIFAFTSHTENNYADERYRDEDVLLFGTEPTGLPADVLNDPFITKHLRIPMLPGRRSLNLANSASIVVYEAWRQLNFIAAADIS, from the coding sequence GTGTTAAATTTTGTATTCCATGAACCAAAGATTCCAGGCAACACCGGCAATGCCATACGTTTAGCGGCATGCACCGGTGCCCGTCTACACCTGATCGAACCGCTCGCTTTCAACTTTGACGACGCACATCTACGCCGCGCCGGTCTCGATTATCACGATCTAGCCGACGTCGTCATTCACTCAAATTGGGAAGCTGCAAAAGAATACTTCGGAAACGATCGACGCATCTTTGCATTCACGTCACACACCGAAAACAACTATGCAGATGAACGATACCGAGACGAAGACGTTCTACTTTTTGGCACCGAACCAACAGGACTTCCCGCCGATGTTCTCAATGATCCATTCATTACTAAGCATCTGCGAATCCCCATGCTCCCCGGCCGCCGTTCGCTCAACTTAGCCAATTCGGCATCAATCGTAGTTTATGAAGCATGGCGTCAACTGAATTTTATAGCCGCAGCTGACATCTCCTGA
- a CDS encoding metal-sulfur cluster assembly factor — protein sequence MLRSKNMTDSPVTVEDLEEALRDVIDPELGINIVDLGLVYGLTIDGDSAVADMTLTSAACPLTDVIEEQAAVAVAHLVNDFRINWVWLPPWGPDRITEDGRDQLRALGFNV from the coding sequence TTGCTAAGGAGTAAAAATATGACCGACTCTCCCGTCACCGTTGAAGATCTCGAAGAAGCTCTTCGCGATGTTATTGATCCGGAACTCGGCATCAATATCGTTGACCTTGGCCTGGTATACGGGCTTACTATCGACGGCGATTCCGCAGTCGCCGATATGACTTTGACATCGGCAGCTTGCCCGTTGACAGATGTAATCGAAGAACAAGCCGCAGTAGCTGTTGCGCACCTGGTTAATGATTTTAGGATCAACTGGGTATGGTTGCCACCGTGGGGCCCGGATCGAATTACCGAAGATGGCCGGGATCAACTTCGGGCGCTTGGCTTCAACGTTTAA
- a CDS encoding TrmH family RNA methyltransferase, with the protein MIIELDSLEDPRLTDYTSLTDVALRKSLEAERGLYMAEGDKVIRRAVAAGHTPRSFIMTARWLSAMQPIIEQATGSVDGGTVPVYLASEELLEQLTGFHVHRGALAAMNRPELLPIETFIGKHSSARRIVILENLVNHTNVGAVFRSMAALGFDAVLLTDSASDPLYRRSVRVSMGTVFQVPWTRITHWPRSMQTLKDNGWITASLALRKDALKLDEFARLPEVSAPDSKVALILGTEGDGLNAATIAHADHAVIIPMAGEVDSLNVAAAGAVAAWELRIC; encoded by the coding sequence GTGATTATCGAGCTAGATTCATTAGAAGATCCACGGCTAACTGACTACACGTCACTCACTGACGTTGCCCTTCGTAAAAGTCTTGAAGCGGAGCGCGGGCTGTATATGGCAGAGGGAGATAAAGTTATTCGGCGAGCAGTTGCCGCCGGGCATACGCCACGATCGTTTATTATGACCGCGCGTTGGTTGTCCGCAATGCAGCCGATTATTGAACAGGCTACAGGCTCGGTGGATGGTGGCACAGTTCCGGTATATCTTGCTAGTGAAGAACTGCTTGAGCAACTTACTGGTTTCCATGTCCATCGTGGTGCGTTGGCGGCAATGAATCGGCCAGAATTGTTGCCGATAGAAACCTTTATTGGTAAGCATAGTTCTGCTCGCCGGATAGTAATTCTAGAAAATCTTGTCAACCACACGAATGTTGGGGCAGTGTTCCGTTCGATGGCTGCGTTAGGATTTGATGCGGTTTTACTGACGGATTCGGCGTCTGATCCGCTCTATCGGCGTTCTGTACGGGTATCGATGGGCACAGTTTTCCAAGTGCCGTGGACCCGTATCACTCATTGGCCACGGTCCATGCAAACTTTGAAGGACAACGGGTGGATTACTGCGTCTTTGGCATTGCGAAAAGATGCGCTGAAGCTTGACGAGTTTGCTCGTCTTCCCGAAGTATCAGCTCCAGATTCGAAAGTTGCACTTATTTTGGGTACCGAGGGTGACGGTTTGAACGCGGCGACAATTGCGCATGCCGATCATGCAGTTATTATTCCGATGGCAGGCGAAGTCGATTCGCTCAATGTTGCAGCTGCCGGAGCAGTGGCCGCATGGGAGTTGCGGATCTGTTAG
- a CDS encoding ABC transporter ATP-binding protein, whose amino-acid sequence MGEVLNVSNVTVTRHGQIILDNVSWQVHDDERWVILGPNGAGKTTLIALATGRMLPTDGDVTLIGASPATADMSELKALIGVASQVVDAKISGRETVLDVVRTAAYGRSSSWTEVYEEEDTRRALGLLASLGVDQLADHPFNRISSGERKRVGIARALMSDPEVLVLDEPAAGLDFGGREQLMMTLERFSQAPYAPVIVLVTHHVEEIPIGFTHSLLMKEGKIFASGPIDDVLTNQNMTEVFGLDTHISKENGRYFAVAGR is encoded by the coding sequence ATGGGAGAAGTTTTAAACGTATCTAATGTGACTGTCACTCGGCATGGTCAGATAATTTTGGATAATGTTTCGTGGCAAGTTCATGATGATGAGCGCTGGGTTATCTTAGGTCCGAATGGGGCTGGAAAGACCACTCTCATTGCTTTGGCCACGGGTAGGATGCTTCCAACGGATGGCGATGTAACGTTAATCGGAGCGTCGCCAGCAACTGCAGATATGAGTGAATTAAAAGCTTTGATCGGCGTTGCCTCGCAAGTAGTTGATGCAAAGATTAGTGGGCGTGAAACAGTGCTCGACGTCGTTCGAACGGCAGCTTATGGGCGCAGCTCCTCGTGGACGGAAGTGTATGAGGAAGAAGATACACGGCGAGCTTTAGGCTTACTAGCTTCATTAGGCGTGGATCAACTAGCTGATCATCCGTTTAATCGGATTTCTTCCGGAGAACGTAAACGAGTTGGGATCGCCCGAGCGCTTATGTCCGACCCGGAAGTCCTTGTTCTTGATGAGCCGGCAGCGGGTCTAGACTTTGGTGGTCGAGAACAATTAATGATGACACTCGAGAGATTTAGTCAAGCTCCTTATGCTCCTGTTATTGTGTTAGTAACTCACCATGTGGAAGAAATTCCGATCGGGTTTACTCACTCGTTGCTGATGAAAGAAGGTAAAATTTTCGCCAGTGGCCCGATTGACGACGTCTTGACTAACCAAAATATGACTGAAGTTTTTGGACTCGATACTCACATAAGCAAAGAAAATGGCCGGTATTTTGCTGTTGCTGGTCGATAG